The following proteins come from a genomic window of Pangasianodon hypophthalmus isolate fPanHyp1 chromosome 24, fPanHyp1.pri, whole genome shotgun sequence:
- the snx18a gene encoding sorting nexin-18a, which produces MAGLRARVLYDFTSENPGEISVKENEIVTLYSEQDIEGWLEGLNSTGQRGLFPASYVEILKNQTASSYNNSTSVDAHQSSQRVNNISAGSYTSTFASGFPAPPPLQQQQQQQSYPASQGSDDDWDDDWDDSSTVADEPGVTRGGLHDFENNGPNTYRVSTSSMARGGNAQQAKSSATVGRNLNRFSTFVKSGGEAFVLGEASGFVKDGDKICVVMGQYGPEWQENPYPFLCTIDDPTKQTKFKGMKSYISYKLTPTHTQNPVNRRYKHFDWLYTRLVEKFPVISVPHIPEKQATGRFEEDFISKRRKGLIWWMNHMTSHPVLARCDVFQHFLTCSSTDEKSWKQGKRKAEKDEMVGANFFLTISPPNSSLDFQEVESKIDGFKGFTKKMDDSVIQVNATLNEFARKQITGFKKEYQKVGQAFKYLSQAFELDQQTYSASLNHAIAYTGEAYEAIGDYFVEQPKQDVDPVMDLLALYQGHLANYPDIIHVQKGALTKVKESQKHVEEGKMERQQAEGIAERCNIISFATLAEIQHFHQIRVRDFKAQMQHYLQQQISFFQKVTGKLEEALRQYDNA; this is translated from the exons atggCGGGTCTACGAGCGAGAGTGTTGTACGACTTTACTTCTGAAAACCCCGGAGAGATATCGGTTAAAGAGAATGAGATAGTGACTCTGTACAGTGAGCAGGACATAGAGGGCTGGCTGGAGGGACTGAACAGTACCGGGCAGAGGGGACTCTTCCCTGCGTCCTATGTGGAGATCCTGAAGAACCAAACAGCCTCTTCATATAACAACAGCACTTCTGTCGATGCGCACCAGAGCTCTCAGAGGGTCAACAACATTTCTGCAGGAAGCTATACGTCGACTTTTGCAAGTGGTTTCCCAGCACCACCTCcactacaacagcagcagcagcagcagagttACCCAGCCAGCCAAGGGAGTGATGATGACTGGGATGATGACTGGGATGACAGCTCTACAGTGGCTGATGAACCAGGTGTTACGCGTGGAGGTCTTCACGATTTCGAAAATAACGGACCCAACACTTACAGGGTGTCTACGTCCTCGATGGCCCGAGGTGGCAATGCTCAACAAGCCAAGAGTTCGGCTACGGTTGGCAGGAACCTCAACAGGTTCTCTACTTTTGTGAAGTCAGGAGGCGAGGCGTTTGTGCTTGGTGAAGCATCCGGGTTTGTCAAGGATGGCGATAAGATCTGTGTGGTGATGGGTCAGTATGGCCCAGAGTGGCAGGAAAACCCGTACCCTTTCCTTTGTACCATCGATGATCCGACCAAGCAGACGAAATTTAAGGGCATGAAAAGCTACATCTCGTATAAACTAACCCCAACGCATACGCAAAACCCAGTGAACCGAAGATATAAGCATTTTGACTGGCTGTACACTCGGTTGGTTGAGAAGTTCCCAGTTATTTCAGTTCCACACATCCCTGAGAAGCAGGCTACAGGCCGCTTCGAGGAGGATTTCATTTCAAAGAGAAGGAAAGGTCTGATATGGTGGATGAACCACATGACGAGCCACCCGGTGCTGGCCAGGTGTGATGTTTTCCAACACTTTCTCACCTGCAGCAGCACCGACGAAAAGAGCTGGAAGCAAGGCAAGAGGAAGGCAGAGAAGGACGAGATGGTCGGAGCGAATTTCTTCCTTACAATCAGCCCGCCGAACTCCTCGCTCGACTTCCAAGAAGTCGAGAGCAAGATCGACGGATTTAAGGGCTTCACCAAAAAAATGGACGATAGTGTGATCCAGGTGAATGCCACGCTCAATGAGTTTGCGAGGAAACAGATCACTGGATTTAAGAAGGAATATCAGAAAGTCGGCCAGGCGTTTAAGTATCTCAGCCAAGCTTTTGAGCTTGACCAGCAGACGTACTCGGCCAGTCTGAACCACGCAATTGCGTACACTGGTGAGGCTTATGAAGCCATCGGAGACTACTTTGTGGAGCAGCCGAAACAAGATGTGGACCCGGTGATGGATCTTCTGGCACTGTACCAAGGACATCTCGCCAACTACCCTGACATCATCCATGTTCAGAAAG GCGCTCTGACCAAGGTGAAAGAGAGCCAGAAACACGTGGAGGAGGGCAAGATGGAGAGGCAGCAGGCCGAAGGCATCGCCGAGCGCTGCAACATCATCTCGTTTGCCACGCTAGCCGAGATCCAGCACTTCCACCAGATCCGCGTGCGCGACTTCAAGGCCCAGATGCAGCACTACCTGCAGCAGCAAATCAGCTTCTTCCAGAAAGTCACAGGCAAGCTGGAGGAGGCGCTCAGGCAGTATGACAACGCCTAA
- the hspb3 gene encoding heat shock protein beta-3 gives MAEQGVTISHGISCPARHKKHFEKMDLEKCREIHHLFALPGPGLQELKLDTRSSTGIVGSDEDLGEPLFRILLDVTQFKPEDILIQVFEGWLMVRGQHGARMDEHGFVSRSFTRQYQLPDHQMQAGDLRAMLCLDGILVVETKERWWAASD, from the coding sequence ATGGCAGAACAGGGAGTCACCATTTCTCATGGAATCTCATGCCCGGCAAGGCACAAGAAGCATTTTGAAAAAATGGACCTAGAAAAGTGTAGAGAAATCCATCACTTGTTTGCCTTGCCAGGACCTGGACTCCAGGAGCTTAAACTGGATACCAGAAGCAGTACTGGAATTGTAGGCAGTGACGAGGATTTAGGGGAGCCCCTGTTCCGAATCCTCCTGGATGTGACCCAGTTCAAACCCGAAGACATTCTTATCCAGGTGTTTGAGGGGTGGCTGATGGTCCGAGGGCAACACGGGGCACGGATGGACGAGCACGGCTTCGTGTCACGAAGCTTCACCAGACAGTATCAGCTGCCTGATCATCAAATGCAGGCAGGAGACCTGCGAGCCATGCTGTGTCTTGATGGAATACTGGTGGTGGAAACCAAAGAAAGATGGTGGGCAGCATCTGATTAG